In a genomic window of Drosophila takahashii strain IR98-3 E-12201 chromosome 3L, DtakHiC1v2, whole genome shotgun sequence:
- the ImpL1 gene encoding DNA ligase 1: MRPYQVVCIAVAALLLLEATPADAKRRKHKGSDHHHHEKSDQNKTKTKTKWSTSTDLAGSTQVSTEEHGYYVKRTYAAPGEAGEAQKRLSPPYLAIPIAWFSCESGQNDCQSSNSAAINSAAQSLSEGYLCDDDCDELYEPICGRTSSEVAVFYNKCKLGVAKCRSHGLWSDFAYSECQAKYPQETAYAEKKFRSSPYFRDAAIVEQLKLEEEKRKQEEELRKQEEEKHKLEKEQKKKEKADKKKKDKDSSESSEEKEDQKKKDEEEPLTLALQKPAEAPLIPMPVAVQVAIPKPTPVVQPAQATEDIALPPMPLKDAPTPKPLEIAPLKEQNQPKSQDNDRLKYKVA; encoded by the exons ATGAGGCCTTACCAAGTTGTTTGCATTGCAG TGGCAGCCTTGCTGCTTTTGGAGGCGACACCCGCGGATGCGAAGCGTCGCAAGCACAAGGGTTccgatcatcatcatcacgaAAAGTCCGATCAGAATAAGACCAAGACGAAGACCAAGTGGTCCACCTCCACGGATCTGGCTGGTAGCACTCAGGTGTCCACCGAGGAGCACGGTTACTATGTGAAGCGCACCTATGCGGCGCCCGGAGAGGCGGGAGAAGCCCAGAAGCGTTTGAGTCCGCCGTATTTGGCCATTCCCATTGCCTGGTTCAGTTGTGAGTCGGGTCAGAATGATTGCCAGTCCTCCAATTCGGCGGCCATCAACAGTGCCGCTCAGTCCTTGAGCGAGGGCTATTTGTGCGACGACGATTGCGATGAGCTCTACGAACCCATTTGCGGCAGGACCTCCTCCGAGGTGGCTGTCTTCTACAACAAGTGCAAGTTGGGCGTGGCCAAGTGCCGATCGCATGGTCTTTGGTCGGACTTTGCCTACTCCGAGTGCCAGGCGAAGTATCCCCAGGAGACTGCCTATGCCGAGAAGAAGTTCCGCTCATCTCCTTACTTCCGGGATGCAGCCATCGTGGAGCAGTTGAAATTAGAAGAGGAGAAACggaagcaggaggaggagctgcgcaagcaggaggaggaaaagcacaagctggagaaggagcagaagaagaaggagaaggCTGACAAGAAAAAGAAGGACAAGGATAGCAGCGAGAGCAGCGAGGAGAAGGAGgaccaaaagaaaaaggacgaggaggagccaCTGACCCTCGCTCTCCAGAAACCCGCGGAGGCTCCTCTGATTCCAATGCCAGTTGCTGTTCAAGTGGCCATTCCAAAGCCAACTCCTGTTGTGCAGCCTGCGCAGGCTACCGAGGACATTGCTCTGCCTCCCATGCCCTTGAAGGACGCTCCCACCCCCAAACCCCTGGAGATCGCCCCCCTCAAGGAGCAGAACCAACCCAAGAGCCAGGACAATGATAGACTAAAGTACAAGGTAGCCTAA
- the LOC108062341 gene encoding uncharacterized protein DDB_G0286299, whose product MIRPIYLALAALFVLTCCVNAAPLAETEVDNSAGLPISKLDKEIQDSSADSSGEKDDDEEEDVQKVEEETNEDDDEESGADDDDDDDSVIRRRREAETTEEPSEETVTEIPTEDHKVDSTTGAAPTRKPVLVLIRDALKKVTTDLPTAQVANNALQYFQQFEHFIQQAIEEVIGDDDDEEETPATVIPETETTVGDDQKKPEVENSEKLPEVEVHPAVPEKETQAMEPIKMEEATSSTSAPLSNAV is encoded by the exons ATGATTAGACCCATCTACCTGGCCCTCG CCGCTCTGTTCGTTCTGACCTGCTGTGTAAATGCAGCTCCATTGGCGGAGACGGAAGTGGACAACAGTGCCGGTTTGCCCATCTCTAAATTGGATAAGGAGATTCAGGACTCAAGTGCCGATAGTAGTGGAGAGAAGGAcgacgatgaggaggaggatgttCAAAAGGTGGAGGAGGAAACCAACGAGGATGATGATGAAGAGAGCGGcgccgacgacgacgatgatgatgactcGGTGATCCGCAGACGTCGCGAGGCGGAAACCACTGAGGAACCTTCGGAGGAGACTGTCACCGAAATCCCCACCGAGGATCACAAGGTGGACTCCACCACCGGGGCAGCTCCAACCCGGAAACCCGTGCTCGTGCTCATCCGGGATGCTTTGAAGAAGGTCACCACTGATCTGCCCACCGCCCAGGTGGCCAACAATGCACTGCAGTACTTCCAGCAGTTCGAGCACTTCATCCAGCAGGCCATCGAGGAGGTGAttggcgatgatgatgacgaggaGGAGACCCCGGCCACTGTCATTCCCGAAACGGAAACCACAGTCGGGGATGACCAGAAGAAGCCCGAGGTGGAGAACTCCGAGAAACTGCCAGAGGTCGAGGTTCATCCTGCAGTTCCCGAAAAGGAGACCCAGGCCATGGAACCTATTAAGATGGAGGAAGCTACCTCTTCGACCTCAGCTCCTCTCAGCAATGCTGTCTAG
- the LOC108062330 gene encoding spaetzle-processing enzyme-like, which yields MSNNDTEAKEEILTNRICGRDTRYFDVSQRAYTCCPMLGNELPNNNICGQRRAGFRIVRGREANLNEFPWMAMLLYRKRASWDPELVFKCGGSLITNRYVLTAGSCINGIEVLDMELKRVRLGEHDQTSNPDCIEVRNKNKCNAPHLEIDVEEIIVHNSYSKTRVFEADIALLRLKMPVRFTNEIQPICLLPAHISAQRSDLVIAGWGETETGKISGILKQAIIMENTRYCKNSRQLNNFDSMTQICAGGQGGRDTCYGDSGGPLMATFKQGYDEFLYVAGITSYGPAKCGRIGVYTKTGVYFNWIMRNLKP from the exons ATGTCCAATAATGATACGGAGGCCAAGGAGGAAATATTGACGAACAGAATTTGCGGGCGTGATACCAGATATTTTGATGTTAGCCAGAGAGCCTACACCTGCTGTCCCATGCTTGGTAACGAGCTGCCAAATAACAATATCTGTGGACAAAGACGAGCAGGTTTCCGAATCGTACGTGGCAGAGAGGCGAATCTCAATGAATTCCCATGGATGGCGATGCTTCTATATAGGAAACGTGCATCTTGGGATCCGGAACTGGTCTTCAAGTGCGGGGGCTCCCTGATCACCAATCGATACGTCCTCACCGCAGGCAGCTGTATCAACGGAATAGAGGTGTTGGACATGGAGCTCAAGAGGGTGCGCCTGGGAGAGCATGACCAAACCTCCAATCCAGACTGCATCGAGGTCAGGAATAAAAATAAGTGTAATGCCCCGCATCTGGAAATCGACGTAGAGGAAATTATTGTTCATAATTCTTACTCCAAAACCAGAGTTTTCGAAGCCGATATCGCCCTGCTTCGTCTTAAAATGCCAGTGCG CTTTACAAACGAAATCCAACCGATTTGCCTTCTGCCAGCCCATATATCAGCCCAAAGATCAGACTTGGTAATAGCCGGTTGGGGTGAAACGGAAACCGGGAAGATCAGTGGAATTTTGAAGCAAGCAATCATTATGGAAAACACGCGTTACTGTAAAAACAGTAGACAGTTAAACAACTTCGATTCCATGACCCAAATATGTGCCGGTGGTCAGGGCGGAAGGGACACCTGCTACGGCGATTCCGGTGGGCCTCTGATGGCCACCTTTAAGCAAGGATATGACGAATTCCTATATGTTGCCGGTATAACATCCTATGGACCTGCAAAATGTGGAAGGATTGGCGTCTACACAAAAACAGGGGTTTATTTCAACTGGATAATGAGGAACCTAAAGCCCTAA
- the LOC108062334 gene encoding myb-like protein V, which translates to MGARSVATWTWRIQLLILLSGVILSIQAAPAEIAEDVTHPPPTSADQLQTESRSRKDDVLDVDEDLDGRNAYINNQFVPSEPAEVLEDEQNAPLYEILQKQMEQVLASSAPNDPVYEQREKQERREQLPHQPPYFSGLERDADSQDDYEDEEDPSDQGYAVDPEKPDAVQGSPEEEDHNEAGYQAPSLSLPSSTTRRPHRRRSTTTTSQPRTTRTRTSAHPRTTARPLNQTSTTEQPLGSTTSHRPKISSTPHPGNNLPSDPQVYQHKRRIVFKTISTGSQFVNSPIGDLMIKFSIGFAKPAAPGGAISTSGSPSSSNNEALRALSQNLIRNLELQKLKRANKVQRD; encoded by the exons ATGGGAGCCAGAAGTGTCGCAACTTGGACCTGGAGGATTCAGCTACTCATCCTGTTGAGTGGAG TTATACTTTCCATTCAAGCTGCTCCGGCGGAAATAGCAGAAGATGTAACACATCCACCACCGACTTCCGCCGATCAGTTGCAAACAGAGTCTCGCTCCCGCAAAGATGATGTCCTGGATGTGGACGAGGACCTGGATGGACGCAATGCCTACATCAACAATCAGTTTGTACCCAGTGAACCGGCTGAAGTGCTGGAGGATGAGCAGAATGCTCCGCTGTACGAGATCCTCCAGAAGCAGATGGAGCAGGTGCTGGCCTCATCGGCTCCCAATGATCCTGTCTACGAGCAGCGGGAGAAACAGGAGCGCCGCGAGCAGTTACCACACCAACCGCCTTATTTCTCTGGCTTAGAACGAGATGCTGATTCTCAAGATGACtatgaggatgaggaggatCCATCGGATCAGGGTTATGCTGTGGATCCAGAGAAACCAGATGCTGTGCAAGGATCccccgaggaggaggatcacAACGAGGCTGGCTATCAAGCGCCATCATTGAGCCTTCCCAGCAGCACTACACGCAGACCGCACAGGCGACGCAGCACAACCACCACATCTCAGCCGCGAACCACGAGAACGAGGACATCTGCCCATCCCAGGACGACTGCCAGACCCTTGAACCAAACCAGCACCACTGAGCAGCCACTAGGAAGCACCACCAGTCACAGGCCCAAAATTAGTTCAACTCCTCATCCGGGAAATAACCTGCCTAGTGATCCACAGGTCTATCAGCACAAGCGGCGCATCGTCTTCAAAACCATCTCAACTGGCTCGCAATTCGTTAACTCCCCCATTGGCGATCTAATGATCAAGTTCTCCATCGGATTCGCCAAGCCAGCTGCTCCGGGTGGAGCCATCAGCACCTCCGGCTCACCCAGTTCCTCCAACAACGAAGCCCTTCGTGCTCTCTCCCAGAATTTGATCCGAAACCTGGAGCTGCAGAAATTAAAGAGAGCCAATAAGGTGCAAAgggattaa
- the SNCF gene encoding uncharacterized protein SNCF: MIEQHKSSRKAEKSSRRSEKKRSDKPHKVKTHDPLKKQKKRALKKLRRNAATVNFPYQLFLYRQELKRASADFSYLRLSKAKIVLTSQLIAKKMGTCNPMSSVDELKELSREVQFQKRLCHQVERLQQFRQLGLTEMILNGKKTTL; this comes from the coding sequence ATGATTGAACAGCACAAATCGAGTCGTAAGGCAGAGAAATCCAGCCGCAGATCGGAGAAGAAACGTTCCGACAAACCGCACAAGGTGAAGACCCACGATCCGctgaaaaaacagaagaagcGGGCCCTGAAAAAGCTCCGTCGCAACGCTGCCACCGTGAACTTTCCGTACCAACTCTTCCTGTACCGCCAGGAACTGAAGCGAGCCAGCGCCGATTTCTCCTATCTGCGCCTCTCGAAGGCCAAGATCGTCCTGACCTCGCAGCTGATCGCCAAGAAGATGGGCACCTGCAATCCCATGAGCAGTGTGGATGAACTGAAGGAACTCAGCCGGGAGGTGCAGTTCCAGAAGCGCCTCTGCCATCAGGTGGAGCGACTCCAGCAGTTCCGCCAACTGGGCCTCACCGAGATGATCCTCAACGGCAAGAAGACGACCCTTTAA
- the LOC108062336 gene encoding transmembrane protein 19, with amino-acid sequence MRDWMPVLFCGLSVPLSLFMWLGNVAVSKLWTSDFEESRVIPPVRWLFSTLAPLALMTVALRRRSVNRSGAALGILVAFILSIASHPFFASLVVFFFSSSRATKFRAHMKRRFESDFREGEGQRNWVQVLCNGGMATQLALLYLLDCGSGERAVDFAREYRSSWLGVAVMSAFACCNGDTWSSELGSVLSQRDPVSIVTWRRVPRGTNGGVSLAGIAVSLLGGLLVGFGYFVTVRYTVESKMLVVSPPQWPIIAFGGIAGLFGSLLDSILGGLLQFSGINEEGKIVEAPGKGVRHVSGLRILDNHSVNLISSIVTGVTIPVLAQRFWPVR; translated from the exons ATGCGCGACTGGATGCCTGTGCTCTTCTGCGGCCTCTCCGTGCCGCTCTCCCTGTTCATGTGGCTGGGCAACGTGGCGGTGTCGAAGCTCTGGACCAGCGACTTTGAGG AATCCCGGGTGATTCCGCCGGTGCGCTGGCTCTTCTCCACCCTCGCCCCCTTGGCCCTGATGACGGTGGCGCTGCGCAGGAGGAGCGTCAATCGATCTGGCGCCGCTTTGGGCATCCTGGTGGCCTTCATCCTCTCCATCGCCAGCCATCCGTTCTTCGCCAGCCTGGTGGTGTTCTTCTTCAGCTCCTCGCGGGCCACCAAGTTCCGGGCGCACATGAAGCGGCGCTTCGAGAGCGATTTCCGCGAGGGCGAGGGTCAGCGGAACTGGGTGCAGGTGCTCTGCAATGGAGGCATGGCCACGCAGCTGGCGCTCCTGTACCTGCTGGACTGCGGCAGCGGGGAGCGGGCGGTGGACTTTGCCCGCGAGTACCGCTCCAGCTGGCTGGGCGTGGCCGTGATGAGTGCCTTTGCCTGCTGCAACGGCGACACTTGGTCCAGTGAACTGGGCTCCGTGCTCTCGCAACGCGATCCCGTGTCCATCGTGACCTGGCGACGAGTGCCGCGCGGCACCAATGGCGGCGTTTCGCTGGCCGGGATCGCCGTGAGCCTGCTGGGCGGACTGCTCGTGGGCTTCGGCTACTTTGTCACCGTTCGCTACACCGTGGAGTCGAAGATGCTGGTGGTCAGCCCACCGCAATGGCCCATCATCGCCTTTGGCGGCATCGCCGGGCTCTTTGGCTCGCTGCTGGACTCTATTTTGGGCGGCCTGCTGCAGTTCTCGGGTATCAACGAGGAGGGCAAGATTGTGGAGGCGCCCGGCAAGGGCGTGCGCCACGTCAGCGGACTGCGCATCCTGGACAATCATAGTGTCAACCTGATCTCCAGCATCGTAACTGGGGTTACTATACCCGTCCTCGCTCAGAGATTCTGGCCTGTGCGctga
- the LOC108062340 gene encoding uncharacterized protein gives MKTSWSFNCGVLLLCTILCSGQDVPNSNGGEEGIKVKVLLQSTSSDPSTSSFITTSTTPNPKSNPTAKSSLQAHEIEEEDDNFHNDRLPALSEDEYNNLGEDANPLHFLKQQPLDLEKEEPPQQPLQSQAQPQLPMVAPQPAAGSPIYITIPIYISTGGKLPLTLTIGDQELSLRKASGSGSSRKNPSTKAPNSHFNRLLQQIESPKRRTTNRHRSQLKSHIYAMKERKDRKDLVYHPMQ, from the exons ATGAAGACATCTTGGAGCTTTAATTGCGGAG TTTTGCTTCTCTGTACAATTCTGTGCTCTGGTCAGGATGTCCCAAATTCAAATGGCGGTGAAGAGGGCATTAAAGTGAAGGTCTTGCTGCAGTCAACCTCATCGGATCCCTCGACAAGCTCCTTTATCACCACCTCTACTACTCCCAATCCCAAGAGCAACCCCACTGCCAAGTCCTCACTACAGGCACACGaaatcgaggaggaggacgacaaCTTCCACAACGATCGACTTCCTGCTTTATCCGAGGATGAGTACAACAACCTGGGCGAGGATGCCAATCCGCTCCACTTCCTCAAGCAGCAGCCACTGGATCTGGAAAAAGAGGAG CCGCCTCAGCAGCCACTTCAATCCCAGGCTCAGCCACAATTACCAATGGTGGCTCCTCAACCAGCAGCCGGTTCCCCCATCTACATAACCATTCCCATTTACATCAGCACCGGTGGCAAGTTGCCCCTCACCCTGACCATCGGGGACCAGGAGTTGTCCCTGCGGAAGGCCAGCGGATCGGGGTCCAGCCGGAAGAATCCCTCCACCAAGGCACCCAACTCGCACTTCAATCGCCTGCTGCAGCAGATCGAATCGCCCAAGAGACGGACCACCAATCGCCATCGCAGCCAACTGAAGAGTCACATCTATGCGATGAAGGAGAGGAAGGATCGCAAGGATCTAGTTTACCACCCGATGCAGTGA